The following proteins are encoded in a genomic region of Variovorax paradoxus:
- a CDS encoding S9 family peptidase, whose protein sequence is MTKPFTVDDLYLHQKVLDLHCAPGLELAACAVSSVDRENDSYISCIWTFALDGSAALQLTRGPGRDESPRWSPDGTRLAFLSNRGGSPQVHLIRRDGGEAWQLGAFPQSVSNLRWAPDGRSLVVAAAVKTDPDLRGARAHGKPPETRKCMPELAWRLPYKEDGVGYLLRREFHLFRLDAATGRHTQLTDGAFDVLAFDVSPDGRRIAFARTREGRFAHCNDLWVCDADGRNARRLTHEHAIVMQPCWSPDGRHIAFTGAREEGDAEPRLWVAEAASGKVRALCEDTVDVADPGSVQWTSDGSCLVFTRAHRGRHQIVALDVARESLRVLAGGDRQLGVFGCTERHFVYSVDHPSLPSELWTQPRGEEESGIGEPGRERQLSRLNPWWSDRPGIEARAMEFEVPDGRGGTERIEGWLLRAHGSTQPQPLLNDVHGGPASYALLDFDTNVFWQVLCARGWAVLALNAVGSASYGREFCRRLAGHWGTHDLPQHLAAIRQLRADGVSDGRVAISGKSYGGYLSGFATGNSDAFAAAVVMAPVGNIETHYGTSDGGYYADPFYMGSSPVFDRKRASRLSPLQHIEKSATPTLFMQGKDDERCPKCQSEELFVSLARAGDTPTELVLYPGETHGFLGSGAPSCREDAAKRIIEWVVRFTEPFDAPPLDQERAEEPEGESLR, encoded by the coding sequence ATGACCAAACCCTTCACCGTTGACGACCTCTACCTCCATCAGAAGGTCCTGGACCTTCACTGCGCGCCGGGGCTCGAGCTCGCGGCCTGCGCGGTGTCGTCGGTCGATCGCGAGAACGACAGCTACATCTCGTGCATCTGGACCTTTGCACTGGATGGCTCGGCCGCCTTGCAGCTCACGCGCGGCCCGGGGCGCGACGAGTCGCCGCGCTGGTCGCCGGACGGCACGCGGCTCGCATTCCTGTCGAACCGCGGCGGTTCGCCGCAGGTTCATCTGATACGGCGCGACGGCGGCGAGGCGTGGCAGCTCGGCGCGTTTCCGCAGAGCGTGTCGAACCTGCGGTGGGCGCCGGATGGCAGGTCGCTGGTGGTCGCAGCCGCGGTGAAGACCGATCCGGACCTGCGCGGCGCGCGCGCCCACGGCAAACCGCCCGAAACGCGCAAATGCATGCCCGAGCTGGCATGGCGGCTTCCCTACAAGGAAGACGGCGTGGGTTATCTGCTGCGGCGCGAGTTCCACCTGTTCCGCCTCGATGCCGCCACGGGCCGGCACACCCAGTTGACGGACGGCGCTTTCGACGTGCTCGCCTTCGATGTGTCGCCGGACGGGCGGCGCATCGCCTTTGCACGCACGCGCGAAGGGCGCTTTGCGCATTGCAACGATCTCTGGGTGTGCGACGCGGACGGCCGCAACGCGCGGCGCCTGACGCATGAACACGCCATCGTGATGCAGCCTTGCTGGTCGCCCGACGGGCGCCACATTGCCTTCACCGGTGCGCGCGAAGAAGGCGATGCCGAGCCCCGGCTGTGGGTCGCCGAAGCGGCCTCGGGAAAGGTGCGCGCGCTCTGCGAGGACACGGTGGACGTGGCCGACCCGGGTTCGGTTCAATGGACCTCCGACGGCAGCTGCCTGGTGTTCACGCGGGCGCATCGCGGGCGGCACCAGATCGTCGCGCTTGACGTGGCGCGCGAATCGCTGCGGGTGCTCGCCGGCGGGGACCGGCAGCTGGGTGTCTTCGGCTGCACGGAGCGGCATTTCGTCTACAGCGTGGACCATCCTTCGCTGCCCAGCGAGCTATGGACGCAGCCGCGCGGCGAAGAAGAAAGCGGCATCGGCGAGCCAGGCCGGGAGCGCCAGCTGAGCCGCTTGAATCCCTGGTGGAGCGACCGTCCGGGCATCGAGGCGCGCGCGATGGAGTTCGAGGTGCCTGACGGCCGCGGCGGCACAGAACGCATCGAGGGCTGGCTGCTTCGCGCGCACGGCAGCACGCAGCCTCAGCCGCTGCTGAACGACGTGCACGGCGGGCCCGCGAGCTACGCGTTGCTCGACTTCGACACCAACGTGTTCTGGCAGGTGCTGTGCGCCAGGGGTTGGGCGGTGCTGGCGCTGAACGCGGTGGGCTCGGCCAGCTATGGCCGCGAATTCTGTCGGCGGCTCGCGGGGCACTGGGGCACGCACGACTTGCCGCAGCACCTCGCGGCGATAAGGCAGTTGCGCGCCGACGGCGTGTCGGACGGGCGGGTGGCCATCTCGGGCAAGTCGTACGGCGGCTACCTGAGCGGCTTTGCCACGGGCAACTCCGATGCGTTCGCCGCCGCGGTGGTGATGGCGCCTGTCGGCAATATCGAGACTCACTACGGCACGTCGGACGGCGGCTACTACGCCGACCCGTTCTACATGGGGAGCTCGCCGGTGTTCGACCGCAAGCGCGCCAGCAGGCTGTCCCCGCTGCAGCACATCGAAAAATCGGCGACCCCCACGCTTTTCATGCAAGGCAAGGACGACGAACGCTGCCCCAAGTGCCAATCGGAAGAGCTGTTCGTGTCTCTTGCGCGTGCCGGCGATACGCCGACGGAACTGGTGCTCTATCCGGGCGAGACGCACGGCTTCCTGGGCAGCGGTGCGCCCTCGTGCCGGGAAGATGCGGCAAAGCGGATCATCGAATGGGTCGTTCGCTTCACCGAGCCTTTCGACGCGCCGCCGCTCGACCAGGAGAGGGCGGAAGAGCCGGAGGGAGAGAGCCTTCGATGA
- a CDS encoding response regulator: MRVFLAEDDAAMREHLGQVLRAIPRMEIVFAAATEEEAIGWLDAHPKDWDLALIDLFLERGNGFNILRRCAVRSSQQRVVLMSNYARDPVRERAAETGADAFFDKTTEITPLIDFCIEASRSLHPDAGRKEAHRR, from the coding sequence ATGAGAGTTTTTCTGGCGGAAGACGATGCCGCCATGCGCGAGCATCTCGGACAGGTCTTGCGAGCGATCCCGCGGATGGAGATCGTGTTCGCCGCGGCCACCGAAGAAGAAGCCATCGGCTGGCTCGACGCGCATCCGAAGGATTGGGACCTGGCGCTGATCGACCTTTTTCTGGAGCGCGGCAACGGCTTCAACATCTTGCGGCGCTGCGCCGTGCGTTCTTCGCAACAGCGCGTCGTCTTGATGTCGAACTATGCGCGCGACCCTGTACGGGAACGCGCCGCCGAAACAGGCGCCGATGCGTTCTTCGACAAGACCACCGAGATCACTCCTCTCATCGACTTTTGTATTGAAGCGAGCCGATCGCTGCACCCGGACGCGGGGCGGAAAGAGGCGCACAGGAGGTAA
- a CDS encoding DUF378 domain-containing protein: MSTTLRSNAALAKHSLGVADWIALLLMIVGAVNWGLVGAFNFDLVAAIFGDMSMASRVVYVLVGLAGLYGLTMPMRLVPRS, from the coding sequence ATGAGCACTACCCTTCGCAGCAACGCCGCCCTCGCCAAACATTCTCTCGGCGTCGCGGACTGGATCGCGCTGCTCCTGATGATCGTCGGGGCCGTCAACTGGGGCCTTGTCGGCGCGTTCAACTTCGATCTGGTCGCCGCCATCTTCGGCGACATGTCGATGGCCAGCCGGGTCGTCTATGTGCTGGTTGGGCTGGCGGGCCTCTACGGCCTGACCATGCCGATGCGACTGGTGCCGCGCAGTTGA
- a CDS encoding DUF4142 domain-containing protein has product MKKLDTLPRALLLAGLAALAGGCAAPQDPAATPGTVRPGGLQDPQFVTAAAGNGRYEVQASRLAMYRAASPQVRSYAQMLVDHHTLANNELMDLVRARGMRLPGVLPRDKRTKLDRLASASGSEFDRMYIRLVGIEDHQADIALFERASRELRDPELRAWASKTLPTLRSHLDRAQSLGSALR; this is encoded by the coding sequence ATGAAAAAGCTCGATACCCTCCCGCGCGCCCTGCTGCTTGCTGGCCTGGCGGCGCTCGCCGGCGGATGTGCGGCTCCGCAAGACCCAGCCGCCACCCCGGGCACGGTGCGCCCGGGCGGCCTTCAAGACCCTCAGTTCGTGACCGCGGCGGCAGGCAACGGACGTTACGAGGTGCAGGCTTCGCGCCTGGCCATGTACCGCGCCGCGAGCCCGCAGGTTCGAAGCTATGCGCAGATGCTCGTCGACCATCACACGCTGGCCAACAACGAGCTCATGGACCTGGTGCGCGCCCGCGGCATGCGGTTGCCCGGCGTGCTCCCGCGCGACAAGCGCACGAAGCTGGACCGCCTTGCATCGGCCTCGGGCAGCGAATTCGACCGCATGTACATCCGGCTCGTGGGCATCGAAGACCACCAGGCGGACATCGCGCTCTTCGAGCGTGCCAGCCGCGAACTTCGCGACCCCGAGCTGCGGGCCTGGGCGAGCAAGACGCTGCCCACCCTGCGCTCGCATCTCGACAGAGCGCAATCGCTCGGTTCGGCATTGCGCTGA
- a CDS encoding cupredoxin domain-containing protein, whose product MKHTLRHIAFSAAFAALAATGASAAGNHAGGHGHDADAAIGSPGVAAEATRTINVDMADSMRFTPADITVKQGETVRFVVKNSGQLKHELVLGTEQELKEHYEAMKKNPEMEHADPNMVTLAAGKTGEIVWQFTKAGKVDFGCLQPGHYDAGMKGAVKIAKAAK is encoded by the coding sequence ATGAAACACACGCTTCGCCATATCGCTTTTTCCGCCGCCTTCGCCGCGCTGGCGGCCACGGGCGCCTCGGCCGCCGGCAACCATGCCGGCGGCCATGGGCACGATGCCGATGCGGCCATCGGCAGTCCCGGCGTGGCTGCCGAAGCCACGCGCACCATCAATGTCGACATGGCCGACTCGATGCGCTTCACGCCCGCCGACATCACCGTGAAGCAGGGCGAAACCGTCCGCTTCGTCGTCAAGAACTCCGGTCAGCTGAAGCACGAGCTCGTGCTCGGAACCGAGCAGGAGCTCAAGGAGCACTACGAGGCCATGAAGAAGAACCCGGAAATGGAGCACGCCGATCCGAACATGGTGACGCTGGCCGCGGGCAAGACCGGCGAGATCGTGTGGCAGTTCACCAAGGCCGGCAAGGTCGACTTCGGTTGCCTGCAACCGGGCCACTACGACGCCGGCATGAAGGGCGCGGTCAAGATCGCCAAGGCCGCCAAGTAA
- a CDS encoding copper-binding protein yields MSNIRIALAAFVAALSLTGAVAAAELADGEVRKVDKDNKKITIKHGPLTDLDMPGMTMVFGVKEDALLDKVKTGEKVRFQAEKIDGKIVVTAIEPAP; encoded by the coding sequence ATGTCGAACATCCGTATCGCACTCGCGGCCTTCGTTGCCGCACTTTCGCTCACCGGCGCCGTGGCGGCCGCGGAACTCGCCGACGGCGAGGTCCGAAAAGTCGACAAGGACAACAAGAAAATCACGATCAAGCACGGCCCGCTGACGGACCTGGACATGCCCGGCATGACCATGGTTTTCGGCGTCAAGGAAGACGCCTTGCTCGACAAGGTAAAGACCGGCGAGAAGGTGCGCTTCCAGGCCGAGAAGATCGACGGCAAGATCGTCGTGACCGCCATCGAGCCGGCGCCCTGA
- a CDS encoding NAD(P)/FAD-dependent oxidoreductase, whose product MQPRHETLADAVVVGGGPAGLMAAIYLARFRRSVRLIDAGQSRIEKIPRSHNYPGFADGISGAQVRDMLRVQLHNYPVRVLETFVERAERAPDAFRLESQEGPIAGKRLLLATGVTDIPPAMPHVRAALDAGVLRYCPVCDAYEVIGKTVGVYADGRAGVAEAIYLRHFSADIMLFMAQGGPGLAPEERRRLADAGIRWNDAPVEAIRRHGERIELMHAGARTLCDTLYCALGLTVHSQLAQALGASVDETGYVEIDAHHATNVPGLYAAGDVSSGLNQIAVAMGGAAIAASAIHRELGPDWSRRTGA is encoded by the coding sequence GTGCAGCCTCGACACGAAACCCTGGCCGATGCCGTTGTTGTCGGCGGCGGTCCGGCCGGACTCATGGCGGCCATTTATCTGGCCCGCTTCCGCCGCTCGGTGAGGCTGATCGATGCGGGCCAAAGCCGCATCGAGAAGATTCCGCGCTCGCACAACTATCCGGGCTTTGCCGACGGCATCTCGGGCGCGCAGGTGCGCGACATGCTGCGGGTCCAACTGCACAACTACCCGGTCCGCGTGCTTGAAACCTTCGTCGAACGCGCGGAGCGCGCGCCCGATGCTTTTCGGCTGGAGAGCCAGGAAGGTCCGATCGCCGGCAAGCGGCTGCTGCTCGCCACCGGCGTGACGGACATTCCACCCGCCATGCCGCATGTGCGCGCCGCGCTGGACGCCGGCGTGCTGCGCTATTGCCCGGTGTGCGATGCCTACGAAGTCATCGGCAAGACCGTCGGTGTGTACGCGGACGGCCGCGCCGGTGTGGCGGAAGCGATCTACCTGCGGCACTTCAGTGCCGACATCATGCTGTTCATGGCGCAAGGGGGGCCGGGGCTCGCTCCCGAAGAGCGCCGCCGCCTGGCCGACGCCGGCATTCGCTGGAACGATGCACCGGTGGAGGCCATACGCCGGCATGGCGAACGCATCGAGCTCATGCATGCAGGGGCGCGCACGCTGTGCGACACGCTCTATTGCGCGCTGGGCCTGACCGTGCACTCGCAGCTTGCCCAGGCTCTCGGCGCTTCGGTGGACGAAACGGGTTACGTCGAGATCGATGCCCACCACGCGACGAACGTGCCGGGCCTGTATGCGGCGGGCGATGTGTCTTCCGGGCTCAACCAGATTGCGGTGGCGATGGGCGGTGCGGCCATTGCGGCTTCGGCCATCCACCGCGAGCTCGGCCCCGACTGGTCCCGGCGAACCGGGGCTTGA
- a CDS encoding alpha/beta hydrolase family protein — protein sequence MSKDLGSAPRPLTPEVLRHRFAQRPAVLLVPGWDDDQHEQYDRIGDALHEQGWLTRRIDFPGDRSHGAARKKMSRDQNLEELVAAYDSLVAQQAVERRAVAFVGFSYGGYLGTLLSAQRPLQWMALRSPALYRDEDWLVPKEALDKDQLDRYRRSIRSPNENAALAACEAFRGDVLLIESEDDDTVPHPAVKSYKASFSNTRSFDYRLLEGADHELSSNAAQGRFIEELLRWMDRVTGGAAAAVDDNARGAA from the coding sequence ATGAGCAAGGACCTTGGTTCGGCGCCGCGGCCGTTGACGCCCGAAGTCCTGCGGCACCGTTTCGCGCAAAGACCGGCAGTGCTTCTTGTGCCGGGATGGGACGACGACCAGCACGAGCAGTACGACCGCATAGGCGATGCGCTCCACGAGCAGGGATGGCTCACGCGCCGCATCGATTTTCCGGGCGACCGAAGCCACGGTGCCGCGCGCAAGAAGATGAGCCGCGACCAGAACCTCGAAGAGCTCGTTGCCGCCTACGACAGCCTGGTGGCGCAGCAGGCTGTCGAAAGGAGGGCGGTGGCCTTCGTCGGGTTCAGCTATGGCGGCTATCTCGGCACGCTCTTGAGCGCGCAAAGGCCGCTGCAGTGGATGGCGCTGCGCTCACCTGCACTGTATCGCGACGAGGACTGGCTCGTCCCGAAGGAAGCGCTGGACAAGGACCAGCTCGACCGCTACCGCCGCAGCATCCGGAGCCCGAATGAAAACGCGGCGCTTGCGGCATGCGAGGCCTTCCGGGGCGACGTTCTGCTGATCGAATCCGAAGACGACGACACCGTGCCTCATCCCGCGGTCAAGAGCTACAAGGCGTCGTTCAGCAACACGCGGTCCTTCGACTACCGCCTTCTCGAAGGTGCCGACCACGAACTCTCGAGCAACGCCGCGCAGGGCCGGTTCATCGAAGAACTGTTGCGCTGGATGGACCGGGTCACCGGCGGCGCAGCCGCCGCGGTGGACGACAACGCTCGCGGCGCTGCGTGA
- a CDS encoding alpha/beta fold hydrolase, translated as MIRHHRIAANGIGFHLATCGPEDGPPVVLLHGFPEFWYGWRHQMAPLANAGWRVIVPDQRGYGESDKPAGIGAYALDTLADDVCEICSQLGHERFALVGHDWGGIVAWHLAAREPERLSRLAILNAPHPATLASYALTHPLQAVRSAYVGFFQMPWLPELALSANDHALLALTLTGRSPPGTFDETALAKYRDAWSREGALHAMLNWYRAMPLARPLGRRIEIPATVLWGDADPALSSGLAEAGAAFCGACEVVHLPGATHWLHHERPEEVNALLIAFLAEA; from the coding sequence TTGATCCGCCATCACCGCATTGCCGCGAACGGCATCGGCTTTCACCTGGCGACCTGCGGGCCGGAGGACGGTCCACCGGTGGTCCTGCTGCACGGGTTCCCGGAATTCTGGTACGGCTGGCGGCACCAGATGGCGCCGCTCGCAAACGCCGGTTGGCGGGTGATCGTGCCCGACCAGCGCGGGTATGGCGAGTCCGACAAGCCGGCCGGCATCGGCGCCTATGCGCTCGATACGCTGGCCGACGATGTGTGCGAGATATGCAGCCAGCTCGGGCACGAGCGCTTCGCTCTCGTGGGCCATGACTGGGGCGGCATCGTTGCATGGCATCTCGCTGCACGGGAGCCAGAGCGGCTGAGCCGTCTTGCCATTCTGAACGCGCCGCATCCGGCAACCTTGGCAAGCTATGCGCTCACCCATCCGCTGCAGGCGGTGCGCAGCGCCTACGTCGGCTTCTTCCAGATGCCTTGGCTGCCCGAGCTGGCGCTGAGCGCAAACGACCATGCACTGCTTGCGCTCACGCTGACCGGCCGCAGCCCGCCCGGAACCTTCGACGAGACAGCGCTGGCCAAGTACCGCGACGCGTGGTCGCGGGAGGGCGCGCTTCATGCCATGCTCAACTGGTATCGCGCGATGCCGCTGGCACGTCCGCTCGGGCGGCGCATCGAGATTCCGGCAACGGTTCTCTGGGGCGATGCCGATCCGGCGCTCTCCAGCGGGCTGGCCGAAGCGGGCGCGGCATTCTGCGGCGCGTGCGAAGTGGTTCACCTGCCGGGTGCCACGCACTGGCTGCACCACGAGCGGCCCGAGGAAGTGAACGCGTTGCTGATCGCGTTTCTCGCCGAGGCCTGA
- a CDS encoding multicopper oxidase family protein, with the protein MTNRRNFLSGAGAITGAIAAASVSKVAMAALPEPVLQTTPNTMPPLVPSSGRPYNPVVTLNGWTLPWRMNNGVKEFHLVAEPVVREMAPGFKANLWGYNGQSPGPTIEVVEGDRVRIFVTNKLPEHTSVHWHGQRLPNGMDGVSGLTQRPIRPGKTFVYEFVARRPGTFMYHPHADEMTQMAMGMMGFWVTHPKAEHPLIEKVDRDFVFLLNAYDVEPGSATPKIMTMLDFNLWSWNSRIFPGIDSLNVRLNDKVRIRIGNLTMTNHPMHLHGHEFLVTGTDGGPTPRSTRQYEVTTDVAVGQMRQIEFLADEEGDWAFHCHKSHHTMNAMGHDVPTMIGLDHKDVVKQITNLVPDYMVMGERGMADMGEMEMPIPDNTARMMTGEGPFGSVEMGGMFSVVKVRKNQKAGDYSNPGWFKHPKGTVAYELDAAPPEPARQRGAGAAAMPAQNMPANNIEVQVRKPGKASSGHAGH; encoded by the coding sequence ATGACCAACAGACGCAATTTTCTGAGCGGCGCGGGTGCCATCACGGGCGCCATCGCTGCCGCGAGCGTGAGCAAGGTGGCGATGGCCGCCTTGCCCGAACCCGTGCTGCAGACCACGCCCAACACCATGCCGCCGCTCGTGCCTTCGAGCGGGCGGCCCTACAACCCCGTGGTCACGCTCAACGGCTGGACCCTGCCATGGCGCATGAACAACGGCGTGAAGGAGTTCCATCTCGTGGCCGAGCCCGTGGTGCGCGAAATGGCACCCGGCTTCAAGGCCAACCTGTGGGGCTACAACGGCCAGTCGCCGGGCCCGACCATCGAGGTCGTCGAAGGGGACCGCGTGCGGATCTTCGTGACCAACAAGCTGCCCGAGCACACCAGCGTGCATTGGCACGGCCAGCGCCTGCCCAACGGCATGGACGGTGTCTCGGGCCTGACCCAGCGGCCCATTCGCCCGGGGAAGACCTTCGTCTACGAATTCGTCGCACGCCGCCCCGGCACCTTCATGTATCACCCGCATGCCGACGAGATGACGCAGATGGCGATGGGAATGATGGGCTTCTGGGTCACGCACCCGAAGGCCGAGCATCCGCTGATCGAGAAGGTCGACCGCGACTTCGTGTTCCTGCTCAACGCCTACGACGTGGAGCCCGGCAGCGCGACGCCCAAGATCATGACGATGCTGGACTTCAATCTCTGGTCGTGGAACAGCCGCATCTTCCCTGGCATCGACTCGCTCAACGTGAGGCTCAATGACAAGGTGCGCATCCGCATCGGCAACCTGACGATGACCAACCACCCGATGCACCTGCACGGGCATGAGTTTCTGGTGACGGGCACCGACGGCGGCCCCACGCCCAGGAGCACGCGCCAGTACGAGGTGACCACCGACGTGGCGGTCGGCCAGATGCGCCAGATCGAGTTCCTGGCCGACGAGGAGGGCGACTGGGCTTTCCACTGCCACAAGAGCCATCACACCATGAACGCAATGGGTCACGACGTGCCCACGATGATTGGCCTCGACCACAAGGACGTGGTCAAGCAGATCACGAACCTTGTGCCCGACTACATGGTGATGGGCGAGCGCGGCATGGCCGACATGGGCGAGATGGAAATGCCGATTCCCGACAACACCGCGCGAATGATGACGGGCGAAGGGCCCTTCGGTTCGGTCGAGATGGGCGGCATGTTCAGCGTCGTGAAGGTGCGCAAGAACCAGAAGGCCGGCGACTACAGCAACCCCGGCTGGTTCAAGCACCCCAAGGGCACCGTCGCCTACGAACTGGATGCCGCGCCGCCGGAGCCTGCCCGCCAGCGCGGTGCCGGCGCGGCTGCCATGCCCGCGCAGAACATGCCTGCCAACAACATCGAAGTACAGGTCCGCAAGCCGGGCAAGGCCAGTTCCGGCCATGCCGGGCATTGA
- a CDS encoding zinc-dependent alcohol dehydrogenase, with amino-acid sequence MLAMNYRGPYRVRAVHKPEPEIEHPGDAVVRVTRSCICGSDLHLYHGLVPDTRIGTTFGHEFTGVVESVGSAVEHLKPGDHVLVPFNIFCGSCYFCQKELYGNCHSTNPEATAVGGIFGYSHTAGGYDGGQAEYVRVPMADVGPTVIPPDMDLDDAVLLTDALPTGYQAAEMGGIREGDTVVIFGAGPVGIFAAKSAWLLGAGRVIVVDHVDYRLEFVRSYAQCEVIDFKQVGDMAIHIKKMTDGLGADVCIDCVGCEAAGNFAQTLLGVKLKLQGGAATVLHWCINSVRKGGTVSIVGVYGPTFNAVPIGNAVNKGLTLRMNQASVKRHLPRLIEHIQAGRIEPRRVITHRIDLRDVADAYHIFSSKLDNCIKTVLVPPGMVHETTTAGASH; translated from the coding sequence ATGCTGGCAATGAACTACCGCGGCCCCTACAGGGTTCGCGCGGTGCACAAGCCCGAACCCGAGATCGAGCATCCCGGCGATGCCGTCGTGCGCGTGACGCGCTCGTGCATCTGCGGCTCCGACCTGCACCTGTACCACGGCCTGGTGCCCGACACGCGCATCGGCACGACCTTCGGCCACGAGTTCACGGGCGTGGTCGAGTCGGTCGGCTCGGCGGTGGAGCATCTGAAACCGGGCGACCACGTGCTGGTGCCTTTCAACATCTTCTGCGGCAGCTGCTACTTCTGCCAGAAGGAGCTCTACGGCAACTGCCACTCGACCAACCCCGAGGCGACCGCGGTGGGCGGCATCTTCGGCTACTCGCACACGGCGGGCGGCTACGACGGCGGACAGGCGGAATACGTGCGCGTGCCCATGGCCGACGTGGGGCCGACGGTCATCCCACCCGACATGGACCTGGACGATGCCGTGCTGCTGACCGACGCATTGCCCACCGGCTACCAGGCCGCCGAGATGGGCGGCATCCGCGAGGGCGATACGGTGGTGATCTTCGGCGCAGGCCCGGTCGGCATCTTCGCGGCCAAGTCGGCCTGGCTGCTCGGCGCGGGCCGCGTGATCGTGGTGGACCACGTCGACTACAGGCTGGAGTTCGTGCGCTCCTACGCGCAGTGCGAGGTCATCGACTTCAAGCAGGTGGGCGACATGGCGATCCACATCAAGAAGATGACCGACGGCCTCGGCGCCGACGTCTGCATCGATTGCGTGGGCTGCGAGGCGGCGGGCAACTTCGCGCAGACCCTGCTGGGCGTCAAGCTCAAGCTGCAGGGCGGCGCGGCCACGGTGCTGCACTGGTGCATCAACTCGGTTCGCAAGGGCGGAACCGTGTCGATCGTGGGTGTTTATGGCCCCACCTTCAATGCCGTGCCCATCGGCAATGCGGTCAACAAGGGGCTCACGCTGCGCATGAACCAGGCCAGCGTGAAGCGGCATTTGCCGCGCCTCATCGAACACATCCAGGCCGGGCGCATCGAACCGCGCCGCGTGATCACGCATCGCATCGACCTGCGCGATGTGGCGGACGCGTATCACATCTTCTCGAGCAAGCTCGACAACTGCATCAAGACGGTGCTGGTGCCGCCGGGCATGGTGCACGAAACCACGACCGCGGGCGCAAGCCACTGA
- a CDS encoding manganese catalase family protein: MFSHNKRLQYTVRVSETNPGLANLMLEQFGGPQGELAAACRYFTQAVGEDDPGRKDMLFDIATEELSHLEVIGTIVAMLNKGAKGRLAEGVDTEAEAFRTITGAGNDSHVTQVLYGGGPALVNSAGVPWTAAYIDTIGEPTADLRSNIAAEARAKIVYERLINLTDDPGVKEALGFLMTREIAHQKSFEKALYAIQPNFPPGKLPGMPEFTKVYFDMSKGGEVRGPWNQGEKWDFVSEPEQQMAVDGGSGEPTVQLTAEDQAAVEAMAVRTSSDPASNPPTGAELGMSDDAILDELATELGKPKG; the protein is encoded by the coding sequence ATGTTCTCCCACAACAAGCGACTGCAATACACCGTGCGCGTCAGCGAGACCAATCCCGGTCTTGCCAACCTCATGCTCGAACAGTTCGGCGGTCCGCAAGGCGAGCTCGCCGCGGCCTGCCGCTATTTCACGCAGGCCGTCGGCGAGGACGACCCGGGCCGCAAGGACATGCTGTTCGACATCGCCACGGAAGAGTTGAGCCATCTGGAAGTCATCGGCACCATCGTCGCGATGCTCAACAAGGGCGCGAAGGGGCGTCTCGCCGAAGGGGTGGACACCGAGGCGGAAGCCTTTCGCACCATCACCGGTGCGGGCAACGACAGCCACGTGACGCAGGTGCTCTACGGCGGCGGCCCCGCGCTGGTCAACTCGGCCGGCGTGCCCTGGACGGCGGCGTACATCGACACCATCGGCGAGCCCACGGCCGACTTGCGTTCCAACATCGCGGCCGAGGCGCGCGCCAAGATCGTCTACGAACGATTGATCAACCTGACCGACGATCCGGGCGTGAAGGAAGCGCTGGGTTTTCTGATGACGCGCGAGATCGCACACCAGAAGTCGTTCGAGAAGGCGCTCTACGCCATCCAGCCCAACTTCCCGCCGGGCAAGCTGCCGGGCATGCCTGAATTCACGAAGGTCTACTTCGACATGTCCAAGGGCGGCGAGGTGCGCGGGCCCTGGAACCAAGGCGAAAAATGGGACTTCGTCAGCGAGCCGGAGCAGCAGATGGCGGTGGACGGTGGCTCCGGCGAGCCCACGGTGCAGCTCACGGCCGAAGACCAGGCCGCGGTGGAGGCGATGGCCGTCAGGACATCTTCCGACCCGGCAAGCAACCCGCCGACGGGCGCCGAACTGGGCATGTCGGACGACGCGATCCTCGACGAACTGGCCACGGAGCTGGGCAAGCCGAAGGGATAG